The nucleotide sequence GGTGGCCACCGCCCGGTCGCCGGTCTGGTTGCCGCGGATGATCTCCACGAGCAGCATCTTCTCCACCGGCGAGAAGAAGTGGATGCCGACGAATTGCTCAGGCCGCTTCGAGGTCTGGGCGAGCCCTGAGATCGGCAGGGTCGAGGTGTTGGAGGCGAAGATCGCGTGCTCCGGCAGCGCCGCCTCGACCCGCGCGATCACCTCGGCCTTCACGCGCGGATCCTCAAACACCGCCTCGATGACGAGATCGCAGTCCGAGAGCGCGGCATAGTCGGGCGTCGCGGTGATGCGGGCTAGCAGCGCGTCGCGGTCGGCGGTCTTGGCCTTGCCGCGGTTGATCTGGCCGGTGATGAGCTTGTGGCAATGCGCCTTGCCGGCATCGGCCGCCTCCTGGTCACGGTCGATCAGCACGACCTCCATCCCGGCCTGCGCCGTGACGTAGGCGATGCCCGCGCCCATGAAGCCGGCGCCGATGACGCCGACCTTGCCCACCTTCGTCGGCTCGACATCCTTCGGCCGACGGGCGCCCTTGTTGATCTCGCCCATGGAGATGAACAGGGTGCGGATCATCGCCTGCGCCTCCTTGGTGCGCAGGATGTGGGCGAAGTAGCGACTCTCGACCTTGAGGCCGAGATCCATCGGCAGTTGCAGGCCCTCGTAGACCGAGGCCAGGATCGCTTTTGCCGCGGGGTAATTGTCGTGGGTCTCACGGCGGTAGATCGCGTTGGCCGGCGGCCAGATCATCATGCCGGCCGGCGAGTAGACCTTGCCGGACGGCGCCTTGAACTTCGGCACGTCCCAGGGAGCCACCGCCGAGCCGCCCTCGCGGATCCAGGCTTTAGCCCGCTCGACGATCTCCGCCGCCGGGGCGACGGCGTGGGCCAGCCCCATATTCTTGGCCATGAGCGGACGGATCTGCTCGCCCTTGAACAGCATCTGCAGCGCGTCGCCGGTCTGCATCAGGCGCGCCACTCGCTGGGTGCCGCCGCCGCCGGGGAACAGGCCGACCTTGATCTCGGGCAGGCCGACACGGGTCTTGTCGTCGTCGGCGAGCACCCGGTGGTGGCAGGCCAGCGCGAGTTCGAACGCACCGCCGAGGCAGAGACCGTGCACCGCCGCGGCGAACGGCTTGCCGCAGGTCTCGAGCTTGCGGAACACGAGGCTGAGGCGGCGCGACTCCTCGAAGAAGTGGCGCATGGCCACCGCCTCGCCCTCACTCGCCTTCAGCCGCTCGTACTCGACCCCAAGGCCCTGGAGCATGGTGAGGTCGGCGCCGCCGGAGAAGTTGTTCTTCCCCGAGACGATGACGCAGCCCTTGATCGCCGCGTCGGCGACGACCGCGTCGACGATCCGGTCCAGCTCCGCCATCACCTCCATGGTGATGACGTTCATCGAGCGGCCGGGCATGTCCCAGGTCGCGAGCGCGATGCCGTCGGCATCGGTCTCGAAGCGGAAATTCTCGGTGGCGGTCATCGCGAAACCTCGAAGGAAAAGAGCCTGGCCGTATCGAAATTTTAAGAGGGAGGGCTCGTCATGGCGGATGCAACGGGTGCGCGACCGGCCCCGTCCCTCCACGACCGCCTCCGGACAGACCATGAAGACGGACGCCCGACCGCGAACCGCCTGCCGAGCCTGCCGCGACGGGGCGGATCTCGACTTTGCCTTCACCATGGCCTTCCAGCCCATCGTCGACGTCGCCAATGCGCGCGTCTGGGGCTACGAGGCGCTGGTGCGCGGGCCGAACGGCGAGTCCGCCGGTTCGATCCTGTCGCGGGTCACCGACGAGACGCTCTACCGGTTCGATCAGGCGGCGCGGGTCAAGGCGATTGAACTCGCCGGTCGCCTGTTCCCGCCGGGCGGCGACACCAAGCTGTCGATCAACTTCATGCCGAACGCCGTCTACGAGCCGGCCGCCTGCATCCGCGCCTCGCTGGAGGCCGCCCGCCGCGTCGGCTTCGACAACGGGCGCCTCAACTTCGAATTCACCGAGAACGAGCGCTTTACCGACATCGCCCATGTCCAGCGCATCGTCACGGAGTACCGGCGGCAGGGCTTCCTCACGGCGCTCGACGATTTCGGCGCGGGCTATGCGGGCCTCGGCCTGCTCGCCAATTTCCGCCCGGACCTGATCAAGATCGACATGGATCTCGTGCGCGGCATCGAGGCGGATGCCGGGCGCCGCACCATCGTCGGCGGCATCACCCAGATCGCGCGGACGCTCGGCGTCGCGGTGATCGCAGAGGGCATCGAGAGCGCGGCCGAGGCCGAGGCGCTGCACGGCCTCGGCATCGATCTGCTGCAAGGCTACCACTTCGCCCGTCCGGCGCTGGAAGCCCTGCCGCCGGTCGCGGGCTTCGCGGCCGACGGCGCGCCGACGAAGCGCGTCGCCTGACGCTCCTCCGCCGAAGCTGCCCGCCGCACCGCTCATCCTCGCGCCTCCGCCGGCTTACTTGGCGGGCATCGGCATGCCGCCGGGCAGGCCGCCCGGGGCACCGCCGGTCTGGTCGCTGGCGGCGGCAAGCGTCAGCATGTTCAGGAGCCGCGTCACCACCGCCTGCGACAGCAGGTTCACCTCGGACTTCGGGTCGGCGTTGACGGCCTGGAACTTCTGGTAGGTCTTGTCGTCGTAGATCTTGTCGAGCTCCTTCAGCTCGTCGAGGCTGAACTTGTCGGCGTATTGCTTGGACAGGCCTTCCAGCAGCTCCTTGCGCTGCTTGTCGAACTCGGCCCTGGCCTCCTTGCGCACCTTTTCCGCCTTGTCGTCGGGCATGGTCGAGACGGTCTTCTCGAGCGCGCCGCCGAAGCCGGTGTCGAGGTTCTTCAGCACCGTCTTCTCGGTGAGCTTGGTGGCGACGGCGAGCTTGTCCGCATTCTCGTCGGCCCGCGCCGCGAGCGGCAGGGCCAGCACGAGGGCGAGGCACAGGGCGGCTTTTGTCGACTTCATCGTGGCGTTTCTCCCATCGGTGTTCTGGGGCCGCACCCGATCGAAAAAGGGCGCGGCGTGGGAGGCCCTTAGCAGCGTTTCCCGATGGATGGCAGGGCAGGGCGGCGGCGTGCCGCCGCCCGACCGATCACACCCGCTCGATGATCGTGGCGGTGCCCATGCCGGCACCGATGCAGAGGGTGACGAGCGCCCGCTCCTTGCCGGTGCGCTCCAGTTCGTCGAGGACGGTGCCGAGGATCATCGCCCCGGTGGCACCGAGGGGATGGCCCATGGCGATGGCGCCGCCGTTGACGTTCACCCGCGCCGGGTCGAGGTCGAAGGCTTGCTGGAAGCGCAGCACCACCGAGGCGAAGGCCTCGTTGATCTCGAACAGGTCGATATCGGACAGGCTCATGCCGGCCCGCGCCAG is from Methylorubrum sp. B1-46 and encodes:
- a CDS encoding FAD-dependent oxidoreductase codes for the protein MTATENFRFETDADGIALATWDMPGRSMNVITMEVMAELDRIVDAVVADAAIKGCVIVSGKNNFSGGADLTMLQGLGVEYERLKASEGEAVAMRHFFEESRRLSLVFRKLETCGKPFAAAVHGLCLGGAFELALACHHRVLADDDKTRVGLPEIKVGLFPGGGGTQRVARLMQTGDALQMLFKGEQIRPLMAKNMGLAHAVAPAAEIVERAKAWIREGGSAVAPWDVPKFKAPSGKVYSPAGMMIWPPANAIYRRETHDNYPAAKAILASVYEGLQLPMDLGLKVESRYFAHILRTKEAQAMIRTLFISMGEINKGARRPKDVEPTKVGKVGVIGAGFMGAGIAYVTAQAGMEVVLIDRDQEAADAGKAHCHKLITGQINRGKAKTADRDALLARITATPDYAALSDCDLVIEAVFEDPRVKAEVIARVEAALPEHAIFASNTSTLPISGLAQTSKRPEQFVGIHFFSPVEKMLLVEIIRGNQTGDRAVATALDYVRAIKKTGIVVNDSRGFFANRCVLVYIQEGHKMLAEGVPPAMIENVARMAGMPVGPLSLNDEVALDLGLKIMRATEAQLGEGAVDPDQKRLLVAMVETHGRLGRKNKRGFYDYPEGGQKKLWPGLSEIQPNRLDPDSLDVEELKHRFLVVQALEAARTMQEGVVIDPREADVGSILGFGFAPFTGGALSYIDFMGAGAFVELARALEARHGARFTPPDNLLAMAESGGRFYDVLKQAA
- a CDS encoding EAL domain-containing protein, with translation MKTDARPRTACRACRDGADLDFAFTMAFQPIVDVANARVWGYEALVRGPNGESAGSILSRVTDETLYRFDQAARVKAIELAGRLFPPGGDTKLSINFMPNAVYEPAACIRASLEAARRVGFDNGRLNFEFTENERFTDIAHVQRIVTEYRRQGFLTALDDFGAGYAGLGLLANFRPDLIKIDMDLVRGIEADAGRRTIVGGITQIARTLGVAVIAEGIESAAEAEALHGLGIDLLQGYHFARPALEALPPVAGFAADGAPTKRVA